The following DNA comes from Polynucleobacter sp. MG-6-Vaara-E2.
GTTATGTGGGTCAATCTGGCTCTAGCAGGCTGTAAGTTTGGCAATGTGCCAAAAAACTTAATCACATATCGCGTACACGACAATCAAATCAGTAAAGTGCAAAATGCTAAGGTGACTAATATTTTTGATAAACGTAGGAAGCAATATCTTAACGCTCTAGGGATTAGTGATATTCTTATCCCTAGAAGGCTGCCTTTGAAGGAAAGATTAAGTTTGGCACCCCGTTTTTTATTTGCACTAAACAAAAAGATTCCAGGAATTTCTATCAGCGCCAACTATCAAATTTATTCTCGCTATCAGTTCAGGGGGAATGGTATTTGGACGCCGTTTACACGTTTAGAGCGCGTGATTGTGGCAGCAGTTGCCTCTATTTGTGGGGCGCTCACTAGTTAGACTGGTTTTAGATTCTTTGCCATTGTGGTGGCAACAGGTCATGCCAATATTTTTCGTGATCGTTCGTCCAGTGTTTCGGCGCTATTACCATAGGTGCTGAGCTATTGCTAAGCCATGCGCCCCACCAGCTCAAAGAGCTATTTGCGATCAAATGCTTTTGACAGCGGTTCATTAGAAAAAGCTCTTGTACGGGCGCACTATTTTCACTGGAGTTTTCAATAAAGCAGATTCTGTCTTGGTGAGGTAGGTTGGCTTTTGCCCAATCAAGATCGTCAGAGAAAACAAAAAATTGCGAATTAGAGTCAGCAGCTAAAAGTAAATCCATACCTTTTTGGTAGTACTCTAGCCCTAAAAATCCGTGCACTTTTGCTGCATTAGGCAGATGTACATAATCGCCTCTGCGAATATGAACCATTGCAGAGCAGCTATTCTCAATTTTTTCTAGATAATTTTGGTAATGGGTTGACAGAGGGGTAATAGGCTTAATTTCATCAATCAGATCTTGGCGAATTGACTCAAAGTAGTTAAAGGATTGCCAATAACCCATAAGATAGACATCTTGGCTGGCATAAGGCTTAAATGTATTAAGAGTCTGATTGAAGCGAAATGGTCTATCCCTAAGCACGTATGGACTTAAAGGTAAGAATTGTTGGGCAATTCTACGCCACTTCTTTGATGATTTAATGGCGGAACCTTGTTGCGCAATTTGGTAGTTAAGCCTGAGTTCTTGCAATAAAAAGTGCCTTGGGGTCACATCATCCCAGCCATGATTAAACCAGTCAATATCCAAAAGTAGTGACCCTTTTAATCTATTGCTAAGGGCTTTTCCAGTGGCATATTGGAAGAGTTGATTTCCAAGGCCGCCTTGAATTTGAGTCGTTATATTCATATCTCTATAATTAAAACATTAGATGGAGCATTGTTCTGAAATAGTGCTATTTGGGCCGAATTATTTTTTAAATGAATAGGTAATTTATGTTGACTGGCAGTATTTATGGGTGGGAGAACGGTCGGGACGATATTTTCAATCCACAGAGCTCTCGCAACCGTGATGATTGCCTAGAACCTATGCGTTTAATGTCTGCGGTAGCGCGTCAAAATGACATCGAGCTTCATACTGCTGATGTAAATGCTCAAAAGCATTTAACCCCTGATTTTTCGCTTTATGTTGAATCGATCGATTTTGTTCCTTGCGGTGCCAAGAAAAACTATCTTATATTGTATGAGACACCGCTTACTGTTCCCAGAAATGGTGATAGCTGGTATTTAAACCAGTTTGACCGAATCTTCACCTGGAATAAAGATCTGCTTCACAATGGTCTTCAAGATTATCATGGCGGCATGGTAATGCGCGATCGATTTGTGCAGATTCAATACCCAAATCCCATTCCCAAAGAATGTAATAGGGATTTTCAAAGCCCTACATATACCCAGCGTCAAGATTTTGTTTGTTTGATCGGTAGCAACCGTCATGCTAATTTGGTAGATGAGCGCGAGTTATATTCCCAGAGAGTTAAGGCTATTCAATGGTTTGAGAAAAATGCGCCTTTTGACTTTAAGCTTTACGGTAATGGTTGGAAAGTTCCACAAAAGAGATTGGGTAGTTTGGGTAAGCTACGTTATCGCATGGAAAAAGTTATACCATTTTTACTGGGAAAACCGGTTTTTAAAAGCTATCAGGGGCCCGCTAAAACAAAGTATGAAGTTCTAAGCAAAACCCGGTTTTGTATTTGCTTTGAAAATGCTCGCAATATTGATGGCTACATCACTGAAAAAATATTTGATTGTTTTTTTGCTGGATGCATTCCGGTCTACTGGGGTGATGTTAGTATTGCAAACTATATTCCAGCGGAATGCTTTATTGATTTCCGCCAATTTTCTTCTTACTCAGATCTTTATCTATATCTCAAGAGTATGACTCCAGAACGGTTTGCTCAATACCAACAGGCCTCTAGAGAATTTTTATTGAGCAATCAATTTACCCCATTTACTTCGCAAAATTTTGCTGACACTATCATTAGTCAAATTAAGGAAGATTTCGCGTTGGTCTAGCGCATTATCTAGATCCTAGTTCAGTGTAATATGCCCCCTATGTCTCTCATTAATCTATTCAAAAAGTCCAGAAAACCGATTCCCGAGTCGACTATTTTGTTGGCGGGACCTGTACGAAATGCTTCTGCACAAATTGAGAATGATTTTCGACGTTTGTTGACTAGCTTAAATGAATTTAAGAGGGTCTATTGCTTTGTTGTAGAGAGTGATTCAAGCGATGACACTGTCATTAGATTGGAAAAGTTTACCCATGAATTTCCAAACTTCACATTTATAAGCGTTGGTGAATTAAGTAAAAAACTTTCTAAGAGAACAGATCGGATTGCGTACTGTAGAAATCTTATTATTGATGCAGTAGCAAAAGATCCAAAATATGGTGAAGTTGATTACATTGCTATGGCTGACATGGATGGTATGAATGGGCTCGTTACACGAGAAAAAATCGCGCAGTGTTGGGAGGTTGATGAACCGTGGGATGTTATAACGGCAAATCAGTTGGGTGAGTATTATGATATTTGGGCACTAAGCCATCCTTATTGGAATTCCATAGACTGCTGGGAACAAAAGCGTAAGCTTGAAAATATCCTAGGCGAAAAAGCAGCTCAAAATATTGCTGTAGCTTGTAAGCAGCACCCCATTGATCCGCGCGCAGATTTAATTGAAGTGAACTCTGCATTTGGTGGCTTAGGAATTTATACTAGAGAAGCATTTCTTGCGGGACGTTATGCTGGAACAGATAGCCAAGCTGGCGGCATTGATGTTGCAGATCACATCCCGTTTCATCGCGATCTTAGGAAAAAAGGCTATCGCATTTTTATTAACCCAGCCCTCATTAACTGTGATAAAACCCCAGGGGGTGCTTTAGAAGAGGTGCCGTTATCTAAGCCCAGAGGTAGTTTAAAATTAGTCCAGAAACTATGCATCTTTTTATTTGGCAAAAAACGCTTTAATAAATATCTTCAGATACTTCTAAGGCCATAATTTTTTCTGGTTTTTATAAAGATAAAACAATGATTTTAGTGACTGGTGGGGCGGGATTTATTGGGGCCAACTTTGTATTAAGTTGGCTTAGAGCCTCTGATGCTGAGGAAGTCATTAACTTAGATAAATTAACTTATGCAGGTAATTTAGCAAATTTAAGCGCACTTCAGAATGACCCTAGACATATTTTTATTCATGGCGATATTGGTGATAAAGATTTAGTTAGTAAACTTTTATCCGATTACCATCCGCGCGCTATTGTTAATTTTGCCGCAGAGAGTCATGTCGATCGCTCAATTCATGGGCCGGCGGAGTTCATTCAAACCAATATTGTGGGCACCTTTAATCTACTAGAGTGTGCAAGGGGCTACTGGGCAGGCTTGCAGCGTGTCGATAAAGAAAGGTTTCGTTTCCATCATATTTCGACCGATGAAGTCTATGGATCTTTAGCATCATCCGACCCTGCTTTTAAGGAGACCAATTCCTACGGGCCTAATAGCCCCTATTCTGCCTCTAAGGCAGCCTCTGACCATTTGGTGCGTGCTTGGTTCCATACCTACGGTTTTCCAGTGGTTACCACCAATTGTTCTAATAATTATGGACCCTACCATTTCCCTGAAAAGCTCATACCGCTGGTTATTCTGAATGCGTTGAATGGCAAACCATTGCCGGTATATGGCGATGGTCAACAAATTCGGGATTGGTTATACGTAGGTGACCACTGTTCGGCAATTCGTGAAGTTCTCGCTAAGGGTATTCTTGGTGAGACATATAACATTGGTGGCTGGAATGAAAAAGCCAATCTCGAGGTGGTCAATATAATCTGTCAAATTTTGGATGAGTTAAGGCCGCGCGCAGATGGCAAACCTTACGCAGACCAGATTACCTTTGTAAAAGATCGTCCTGGACATGATCGTCGTTATGCAATAGATGCAAGCAAAATTGAAAAAGACTTAGGCTGGCGGCCGCAAGAAACTTTTGATACTGGGATTCGTAAAACGATACAGTGGTATCTAGATAATCCAGATTGGGTTCAAGCGGTTGTGACTGGTTCTTATCGTGACTGGCTTGAGAAGCAATACCTCAATTGATAACGATCCGCTAATGAATATTCTTGTTTTTGGGAGGGATGGTCAGCTAGGACAAGCCCTCCAGAAGCAATTTCAGAGTGTATTATTTCAAAAAGGAAATAACATTCTTTTTGTTGGTCGTAGCGAGTGCGATCTTGGTTATCCAAGCCAGATTACCAATTTACTAGAAGGCTTTAAACCACAGTTACTAATTAATGCTGCTGCTTACACTGCCGTAGATCAGGCGGAAAAAGAGCCAGAGTTAGCATTTGCAATTAACGCTGGCGCTCCTGAAGTAATGGCTGTATATGCTGCGCACTATGGAGCAACTCTGCTTCATTTTTCTACAGATTATGTTTTCGATGGATCAAAGCAGGGCGCCTATACGGAGAGCGACAAAATTAGTCCTTTAGGTGTGTATGGAAAATCCAAGGAAGCAGGTGAGCATGCGATTGCCAAAGCTTTCAAGACTGCTACAGAAAAGAGTGGGCAGTTTGCAATTTTTAGAACTAGTTGGGTTTATGGCGATGGTAGAAATTTCATCCGCACTATTTTGCGTTTAGCTAAAGAGCGTTCAATGCTAAGGGTAATTAACGATCAATATGGCGTTCCTACTAGCGCCGCTTGGTTGGCGGAAGTGGTCTGCTATCTGGCGCTAAATACAAATCAGCTTAGAGAATTTCATTCGGGCATTTATCACGCGGTCCCACGAGGCGAAACTAGTTGGCATGCTTTAGCCTGTCTGGCGGTCCAGGCGGCCTTAGATGATGGTCAAGAATTGCAAGCATCCCTTGCTACTATCGCCCCAATTCCTGCATCAGAGTACCCCATGGCTGCTCCAAGACCAATGAACTCTCGTTTATCTACGACTAGGCTTCAAATTGAGCTTGAGCGCCTAGGTCTTGTGTCAAAATTACCCCATTGGAATACACCATGGGATGAGCAAGTAGTCTCTTACGTCAAGCATTTATCTAAAAATTGACGTTTTGCTTCATCCTAGTAAACGGAGGTAGAAATGGCAAGTAGTATTAAAAAAGATCGCAAGGGCGTTATCTTGGCTGGTGGATCAGGCACTCGTTTATACCCTGTAACCCAAGCCGTTTCTAAGCAGCTCATGCCTGTTTATGACAAGCCAATGGTGTATTACCCGCTGACTACTTTAATGTTGGCAGGCATACGCGATATCTTGCTAATCTCCACGCCACAGGACACCCCACGCTTTACTGAATTGATTGGTGATGGGTCTCAGTGGGGTCTTAATATTCAATACTGCGTGCAACCCTCCCCAGACGGTCTGGCTCAGGCATTTACTTTGGGAAAAAACTTTATTAATAACCACCCAAGTGCATTAGTACTTGGGCATAATATTTTCTATGGTGATCACCTAAAGGGTAATCTCGAGCGGGCTGATGCACAAGTAAATGGGGCGACAGTATTTGCCTATCATGTGACTGATCCTGAGCGCTATGGTGTTGTGGAATTTGATAAAAGCCATAAGGCAATCTCGATTGAAGAAAAGCCGGCACAACCCAGAAGTAACTATGCCGTGACAGGCCTCTATTTTTATGATAACCAAGTATGTGATATTGCTAGCTCAATCAAGCCTAGTGCACGAGGTGAATTTGAGATTACGGATGTCAATCGTATTTATCTAGAGAACGATCAATTAAGTGTTGAAATTATGGGCCGTGGCTTCGCTTGGTTAGATACTGGAACGCATGATTCTTTATTGGATGCAGCTGGTTTTATTGCTACCTTACAAAAGCGCCAAGGTCTGATGGTTTCCTGTCCTGAAGAGATTGCCTATCGCCAAGGTTGG
Coding sequences within:
- the rfbD gene encoding dTDP-4-dehydrorhamnose reductase, yielding MNILVFGRDGQLGQALQKQFQSVLFQKGNNILFVGRSECDLGYPSQITNLLEGFKPQLLINAAAYTAVDQAEKEPELAFAINAGAPEVMAVYAAHYGATLLHFSTDYVFDGSKQGAYTESDKISPLGVYGKSKEAGEHAIAKAFKTATEKSGQFAIFRTSWVYGDGRNFIRTILRLAKERSMLRVINDQYGVPTSAAWLAEVVCYLALNTNQLREFHSGIYHAVPRGETSWHALACLAVQAALDDGQELQASLATIAPIPASEYPMAAPRPMNSRLSTTRLQIELERLGLVSKLPHWNTPWDEQVVSYVKHLSKN
- the rfbA gene encoding glucose-1-phosphate thymidylyltransferase RfbA gives rise to the protein MASSIKKDRKGVILAGGSGTRLYPVTQAVSKQLMPVYDKPMVYYPLTTLMLAGIRDILLISTPQDTPRFTELIGDGSQWGLNIQYCVQPSPDGLAQAFTLGKNFINNHPSALVLGHNIFYGDHLKGNLERADAQVNGATVFAYHVTDPERYGVVEFDKSHKAISIEEKPAQPRSNYAVTGLYFYDNQVCDIASSIKPSARGEFEITDVNRIYLENDQLSVEIMGRGFAWLDTGTHDSLLDAAGFIATLQKRQGLMVSCPEEIAYRQGWINAEVVQKVASELSKNSYGQYLTKILNEIKSGAEPISLSTKKVG
- a CDS encoding alpha-1,2-fucosyltransferase; this encodes MNITTQIQGGLGNQLFQYATGKALSNRLKGSLLLDIDWFNHGWDDVTPRHFLLQELRLNYQIAQQGSAIKSSKKWRRIAQQFLPLSPYVLRDRPFRFNQTLNTFKPYASQDVYLMGYWQSFNYFESIRQDLIDEIKPITPLSTHYQNYLEKIENSCSAMVHIRRGDYVHLPNAAKVHGFLGLEYYQKGMDLLLAADSNSQFFVFSDDLDWAKANLPHQDRICFIENSSENSAPVQELFLMNRCQKHLIANSSLSWWGAWLSNSSAPMVIAPKHWTNDHEKYWHDLLPPQWQRI
- a CDS encoding glycosyltransferase family 10 domain-containing protein: MLTGSIYGWENGRDDIFNPQSSRNRDDCLEPMRLMSAVARQNDIELHTADVNAQKHLTPDFSLYVESIDFVPCGAKKNYLILYETPLTVPRNGDSWYLNQFDRIFTWNKDLLHNGLQDYHGGMVMRDRFVQIQYPNPIPKECNRDFQSPTYTQRQDFVCLIGSNRHANLVDERELYSQRVKAIQWFEKNAPFDFKLYGNGWKVPQKRLGSLGKLRYRMEKVIPFLLGKPVFKSYQGPAKTKYEVLSKTRFCICFENARNIDGYITEKIFDCFFAGCIPVYWGDVSIANYIPAECFIDFRQFSSYSDLYLYLKSMTPERFAQYQQASREFLLSNQFTPFTSQNFADTIISQIKEDFALV
- the rfbB gene encoding dTDP-glucose 4,6-dehydratase: MILVTGGAGFIGANFVLSWLRASDAEEVINLDKLTYAGNLANLSALQNDPRHIFIHGDIGDKDLVSKLLSDYHPRAIVNFAAESHVDRSIHGPAEFIQTNIVGTFNLLECARGYWAGLQRVDKERFRFHHISTDEVYGSLASSDPAFKETNSYGPNSPYSASKAASDHLVRAWFHTYGFPVVTTNCSNNYGPYHFPEKLIPLVILNALNGKPLPVYGDGQQIRDWLYVGDHCSAIREVLAKGILGETYNIGGWNEKANLEVVNIICQILDELRPRADGKPYADQITFVKDRPGHDRRYAIDASKIEKDLGWRPQETFDTGIRKTIQWYLDNPDWVQAVVTGSYRDWLEKQYLN